In a genomic window of Physeter macrocephalus isolate SW-GA chromosome 14, ASM283717v5, whole genome shotgun sequence:
- the LOC129392798 gene encoding translation initiation factor IF-2-like, which translates to MTMSAPSPGQRLQKQRETPTRGLQSRPSPSDPPPTAPAQLGGGGGARAPGRPHARAPHPRAMRRGTGSDDGAGQRPPGGVGREEAAAAEKRQEASALNNKRISEAWEVQDQGVSRFGVCRTSQTFMFI; encoded by the exons ATGACGATGAGCGCACCGAGTCCCGGGCAGCGACTGCAGAAACAGCGGGAGACGCCGACTCGAGGCCTTCAGTCAAGGCCATCACCTTCAGACCCACCGCCAACAGCTCCCGCCCagctcggcggcggcggcggcgcgcgcgCTCCCGGACGTCCTCACGCGCGCGCGCCCCACCCCCGCGCGATGCGCCGAGGGACTGGCAGCGACGACGGGGCGGGGCAGAGGCCGCCTGGGGGTGTTGGCCGCGAAGAGGCGGCTGCGGCTGAGAAGCGCCAGGAGGCGTCTGCGTTAAACAATAAGCGAAT ttcagaagcctgggaagtccaagatcaaggtgtcagcagatttggtgtctg
- the RNFT1 gene encoding E3 ubiquitin-protein ligase RNFT1 isoform X2 produces MQANCSQPHSPSGAAGSEDASASQCVQTRLTGEASCLYSGDVHSQINSMPKECAENPSSRNIRSGVHSCTHGCVHSRLRSHSHSEARQPDETETESRDHGSSSFSEFRYLFKWLQKSLPYILILGVKLVMQHITGISLGIGLLTTFIYANKSIVNQVFLRERCSKIQCAWLLVFLAGSSVLLYYTFHSQSLYYSLIFLNPTLDYSSFWDVLWIVGITDFILKFLFMGLKCLILLMPSFIMPLKSKGYWYMVLEELCQYYRTFVPVPVWFRYLISYGEFGNVTRWSLGILLALLYLILKLLNFFGHLRTFRRVLQIFFTRPSYGVAASKRQCSGVDDICSVCQAEFQKPILLICQHIFCEECITLWFNREKTCPLCRTVISDHINKWQDGATSSHLQIY; encoded by the exons ATGCAAGCCAACTGTAGCCAACCGCACAGCCCTTCAGGAGCTGCAGGCAGTGAGGATGCCTCAGCCTCCCAGTGTGTCCAAACAAGATTGACAGGAGAAGCTTCCTGTCTTTATTCTGGAGATGTTCATAGTCAGATAAACTCCATGCCTAAAGAATGTGCTGAAAATCCAAGCTCCAGAAATATAAGGTCAGGTGTCCACAGCTGTACCCATGGATGTGTACACAGTCGCTTACGGAGTCACTCCCACAGTGAAGCAAGGCAACCTGATGAGACCGAGACGGAGTCTAGAGATCATGGTAGTAGCTCCTTCTCAGAATTCCGATATCTCTTCAAGTGGTTGCAAAAAAGTCTTCCATATATTTTGATTCTGGGTGTCAAACTTGTTATGCAGCATATAACAG GAATTTCTCTTGGAATTGGGCTGCTTACAACTTTTATATATGCAAACAAAAGCATTGTAAATCAGGTTTTTCTAAGA gaaaGGTGCTCAAAGATTCAGTGTGCTTGGTTACTGGTATTCTTAGCAGGATCTTCTGTTCTTTTATATTACACCTTTCATTCTCAGTCACTTTATTACAG cttaatttttttaaatcctacttTGGACTATTCGAGCTTCTGGGACGTACTTTGGATTGTTGGAATTACAGACTTCATTCTGAAATTCCTCTTCATGGGCTTAAAATGCCTTATTTTATTGATGCCTTCTTTCATCATGCCTCTTAAATCCAAG ggTTATTGGTATATGGTTTTAGAAGAATTATGTCAGTATTACCGAACTTTTGTCCCCGTACCAGTTTGGTTTCGTTACCTTATAAGCTATGGGGAGTTTGGTAATGTAACTAGATGGAGTCTTGGGATACTGCTGGCTTTACTCTACCTCATACTAAAA cttctgaACTTTTTTGGACATCTGAGAACTTTCAGACgggttttgcaaatattttttacacgacca AGTTACGGAGTGGCTGCCAGCAAGAGACAGTGTTCAGGTGTGGATGATATTTGTTCAGTATGTCAAGCTGAATTTCAAAAGCCAATTCTTCTCATCTGTCAG CATATATTTTGTGAAGAGTGCATTACCTTATggtttaacagagagaaaacatgtCCGCTGTGCAGAACTGTGATTTCAGACCATATAAACAAATGGCAAGATGGAGCCACTTCATCACACCTTCAAATATATTAA